The DNA sequence CACACGTCATCCCCGACGGCGATAGCCAAGGCCCCAGCGCCCGCGCCGATCGGGGATCTCCTGAGCGCGTGCATGCATGCCGGGCCTGCCCCCCAGGCCCCCTTGGCGATCTCCTTGGATGCCATACGAGCTCGGGGAGATTCCACCTCTTCCGCCGACGGCGCAGGCCGCGGCCGATGGCAGGCTGGAATAACCTGATGGGGTGGGCTCCATCCTGCCCAGCGGGCGCCCAATCGCCAAGCCCCGTTGTTGAGACGTGAGATCCCGGATAAATCCCGCCGCCAGAAGGCCATCGCAGGAATTTTCCGGGATGACGCAAAATGTTTGTTGAGAATATGTGGTAAGCGCTGTAGGCGCGACATCGCACAGTCAAGGGTTTCCAACCCTTGACTACGACCCGGGGATTTCCTGAGCGCGGAACCGAATTTCAAGCCCACCCACCCCTTGTGTCATTCTGAAAAATCTGAAGGGCAGACCTGTGTGTTGGGGATTTATTCAGAATCTCGGGAGGAATGCATGCCCAGCTTTCTTTGTTGAAATCCATGACTATCCCAAGAAGGCCTCCTTATTGCTACTTTTGGCGTATATTATGGATACAATTGATTGAAATAAACGCATGGATCTCATTTCAGAACGAATCACAATCAATCCTCAGGTGTGTTTTGGCAAACCCACCATTCGCAACCTCCGCTACCCTGTAGAGATGTTGCTGGATCTGCTTTCTGCGGGGATGCGTCCAGAGGAAATACTAGAAGATTATCCTGACCTAGAAGCAGAAGATATTACTGCTTGCCTGCAATTTGCCGCGAAGCTTGTCCGAGTTAAAAGCATTCACAAGGTCATAGCCGCATGATAACCTTTATCGTTGACGCACAATTGCCGAGAAGACTAGCTTATTGGATGCGGGATAAAGGCTATGATGTTGTACATACGTTGGATCTTGAGGAACAAAACCAAACTGAAGACCTCAAAATCATTCAATTATCAATGGCTGAAAAACGGGTCGTTGTCACCAAAGACAGTGATTTCTATGATCAATTCATTTTGAAGGGAGAACCTTTCAAACTACTCAATATCACAACTGGGAACATCACCAATAGCCAGTTGATCAACCTCTTCGAACGAAACTTTGCTCAGATATGCCAGCTGCTGGAGAACAATCAGGTAGTGGAGTTGAGCAATCATGAATTGATCGTTCACTTTTAGGGATTCCGATCTCTCATTCACCTTCCTGCTCACCGGGCTCATTTTCTACGGGGCAGCCCCGAGAGGATTCGACCTACGAAAAAGCCAAGGGTTTCCAACCCTTGACTACTATGCGAAAAAAAATGCCTCATCCCGCAAAATTTCGAAGAGATGGCACCCGTGGGCCGGGAAATTTATGCGGGATCCCAAGTATCGTGTATGCCGGGATAGGTCTTTTGCCAAGCGCGGAACATCCATCCTCGCCACATCCCCAAGCCCCACACGTCATCCCCGACGGCCAGAGCCAAGGCCCCAGCGCCCGCGCCGATCGGGGATCTCCTAAGCGCGTGCATGCATGCCGGGCCTGCCCCCCAGGCCCCCTTGGCGATCTCCTTGGATGCCATACTTCCGCCGACGGCGCAGGCCGCGGCCGATGGCAGGCTGGAATAACCTGATGGGGTGGGCTCCATCCTGCCCTGCGGGCGCCCAATCGCCAAACCCCATTGTTGAGACGTGAGATCCCGGATAAATCCCGCCTTGCACACAGGCCATCGCAGGGGATTTTCCGGGATGACGCAAAATGTTTGTTGAGTATATGTTGTAAGCGCTGTAGGCGCGACATCGCACAGCCAAGGGTTTCCAACCCTTGACTACTGCCAAGCCCCGTTGTTGAGACGTGAGATCCCGGATAAATCCCGCCTTGCACACAGGCCATCGCAGGGGATTTTCCGGGATGACGCAAAATGTTTGTTGAGTATATGTTGTAAGCGCTGTAGGCGCGACATCGCACAGTCAAGGGTTTCCAACCCTTGACCTCATGCCATGAAACCGGGATACACCCAATTATTGATTTGGCTGATCTTTGGCGTTTTCAAGCCAAAGTTTCCATGAGTACCCTGAATGCCAAGGGATGAGCTTGCGGGTATGGGCATAGGATTCCAAGAATAGAAAAGCCAAGCTGAGGAGGCACGGGATAGCGGTCAGGATCAGGAGGAGGATGATATGGTAGAATGGAAAATCGGAAGAGCCCGCAACCATGCTGAAAAGATGTGCAGACAACAATGAGCCGCCAATCCAAAGGACGAGGAAGGTGGCACTTTGTACGAGTGCCATGAGGGTGATCCAACGCTTCCATGCGTCAGGGCGCTTGTGCTGCAAGGCCAGGATGAAATTGCGTCGACGGGAAAACCGTTGAGCTTCATAGCCTAGCATGGCCAATGGGAGCAACAATAGGATGGGGGCAATACTTTCGGCGTTGTGGATGACATGTTTGAAGGCTTCCACGCTCCAACTCAAAAACAGCGCAACTGCCATCACGGTTCCATAAATCAAAGGCAGGAAATACCGAATGGCAAGGGCAAATCGCTTGAAGATCATGGAGCGTCGCACTCCCTTGTCCATGGATTCGATGAAGACGGCGAAGGCGGTGATGCCTCCCCAGCCGATGATGGCCAATGAAGCGAAAAGAAGGCCTGTGGAAATGGCCATTCCCCACTCCTGCTTGCTGGCAGTCCACGAAAAAGGCAGGGACCAGCTGGCCGCCAGCCAATAGGGGAAGGTCGCCCCAAGTGTCGCCATCAAAGCAAAGAGTATTTTTCGAACCATAGGCACATTTCAATAGGAAAGATACGAAATTCTGCCGTGGGAAACGGTATTTCACTCGAAAATGGACCTTCAGTCAAATTTGGGTATTTGATCATTCGAAGGAATGAGAATTATTTTATAAGTTCGTAGCGAATTTGAGCTTCCATCTTAGGTCCAATACATTTGCTTATGCTGATCACGAACTCATCCCACCCTGCTTATCCCATGTTGTTTGGTCTGGCTATCGGAGATGCGTTAGGGGTTCCATTCGAGTTCAGGTCTTCCGAGCAAATGCGTCAATTTCCCGCTACCGACATGGTGGGCTTCGGTACGCACAATCAGCCAGCAGGTACTTGGTCGGATGACAGTTCGCTCACTTTCTGCCTCGCCGAGGCCTTGGTCGAGGGGTATAGTCTGGAGGGTGCTGCGAGTCGAATGGTGGCTTTCAAGGAGCAAAACTATTGGACGCCTCGGGGAGAATTGTTCGACATCGGTCTGACTACCTCCCAAGAGCTCTCCCAATTGGCTGAGCAATTATCTGGCGGGGAACCCTCCAAGCTCAATCGCCGCATTCTGATCGAAAACGAAGAAGCCAATGGCAATGGTGCCCTCATGAGGATCTCTCCTTTGCTGTTCCAGATTTGGAGCATGAAACCCGTGGACCAATATCAGGCGATTTTTGAGCAGGCCGCATTGACTCACCCTCATTCGCGTTCGGCTATGGCCTGCATGATGTACCTGAATTTCATGCGGCATCTGATCAAGGGAATCGACAAGCATCGGGCCTATGAGTTGATGAAGGGAATCATTCGCTCGCTCTGGGATCGGATTTCCTACAAAGAGTCGGAGCGGATGCACTTCGACCGGATCATGAACGGAGACATCCGGAAGTTGGATCGGAGCGAGTTGAGATCTGGCGGGTATGTGATGGAAACCATCGAAGCTACTTTTTGGTGCCTGCTCATGGAAGATGGCTACAGTCAGACGGTGCTTTCGGCTATCAACCTCGGGCACGATACCGACACCACCGGAGCTGTCGTCGGAGCACTTGCGGGGGTGTACTATGGCTTGGGAGATATCCCCGAAGATTGGCTCACCTCATTGGCTCGGATGGAAGACATCTTCTCGCTGGGCGCTCAGTTGGAGCAGAAATTTCCCGGCCCATTCTTCCGACCCGAATAACGATATCATGCAAGCAGCCCTCAAGAAAATGCGGTTTCAGCCGGATATGTCCGTTCAGATCTTTGGATGTCCCGAGGACTTGGTTTCGGCATTTTCGGAGGCAGGAATCGTAGCAAATGTGCCTGTCGAATCAGCGGCCTTTACGTTGGTGTTTTGTGAGCAGCGGGCGGATTTCGACCGATTGGTTCCTCCGATCATGGACGGCATCCCCTTCGATAGCCTTCTTTGGATCGCCTATCCCAAAGGAACTTCCAAGCGATACAAAAGCGACCTGAACCGAAATGCCATGTGGGAACTCCTTCAGGCTTGGGATCTCCGGCCTGTGACCCAAATTGCTATTGATGCAGACTGGTCTGGAATGCGTTTTCGTCCCAATGCGGTCGTGAAGTCTTCCAAGTAGACAGGAAGTAGGGGATTGTGGCTGTCGATCGTATATAAATCGGCAAATACGCAGCAAGCTTCTCCATTCTCCTAATCCCTAGCCATGAAATCTCTGATTCGGATAGTTTCCCTTCTGTCCTTGATCCTGCTGTTTGCCACCTGCGACCATTCGCAGACGCTCCGATCTAGTACCTCCCAAGGATCGGTTTCCAACGGTTCCCTCCATCGTGCGGCGCGATTTCCCAAGCACCAAGGCAATGTCAAGTACTTTTCTTGGACCAGTTATTACCTGTTGGGCCGCAGCCACATGAATGATCGGGTCTACCGCACCTTGCTGGCATCCTATGCGGCTATGGCGGTCAAATATCCCGGTTATACCTATCGACTCATGGAGTGCTCCCGCAAGCACGGCGGGAAGATGTGGCCCCATCGCACCCATCAGAATGGATTGAGTATCGATTTTATGACTCCCCTCAAGCGAAAGGGAACCCCCACCCATCGTCGTTCGCGGACGGGCATCCTGCATTATGCGATGCAGTTTCACAAGGACGGAACCCTGAAAGGCAATAAGCACATCTCCATCGACTATGCACACATGGGGGAACATCTCCTATCGCTGGATGATGCTGCGAGGGCGCAGGGGTTGAAGATCACGAAAGTCATATTCAAGATCGAATTGCAGCCCGGACTATTTCGCACCTCGGCGGGTAAGGAGCTGAAAAGGCGGGGAATCTATTTCGTGCGGGCATTGCCAAAGCTTATCGACAACATTCATGACGATCATTATCATGTCGATTTTGCCATCAGATAGGTCGATTTAGTGATAGATTGTTGGGAAAAGGGCGGTTTTGTGGAAAAATCGCGTAAAAGATCTCACCTTGGACGTTTCAATAATCGATCTATTGGATTATTTTGTGGGTTGAATAGGATCTATCAATTTTGATTCAATGCCCGTTCCATTCCAACCTACTGGATATCACACTGCCGTTCCCTACCTGATGGTGGAGGAAATGGAGGCGGTGATGGATTTTGTCGTGGCCGCATTTGATGGGGAAATTCACGAGCGTCTACGCGATGCTGGTGGCATGATCTTCCATGCAGAGGTCAGGGTTGGAGATTCCATCATCATGCTGGGCAAGGCGAGTCCAGAATTTGGGGGAATGCCGGGGATGATATACCTATATGTTCCGGACGTACAAGCTACCTATGATCGGGCTTTGGCGTTGGGGGCGGAATCCGTATACCCCCCTGCCCGCCAATTCTATGGCGATGTGAATGGGGGAATTCGAGATCCATTCGGACATTATTGGTGGATATCCACCCACGTTGAGGATGTGGAGCCTGATGAATTGATTCGTAGGGCTAGCCAGCGTCCTTCCAGAACTTAACACAACCCATGAATCCACATTTAATCAAAAAAATTTCCAAGCTGATGAGCTGGGGCCTGAGACACAAACCCGAAGAATTGGGGGTCGAACTCAGCCCTGAAGGTTGGACTCCGGTCCAGTCAATGCTTTCTGCTATCCAGCAAAGATACCCAGAGGTCGTGCTCGGAGATATTCATCAGATTGTCCTTCAAAACGACAAAAAGCGCTTTGTCTTGAGTGACGATCAATCGAGAATTCGAGCGGCCCAAGGCCATAGCGTGACTGTGAATCTGGGATACGAAGCGATCCAGCCACCTGACCTCCTCTTTCATGGCACTGCCAAACGGTTTCTTGAAAGTATTGCGGAGGAGGGACTGCAGAAGCGCTCGCGCCACCATGTGCATTTGTCCAAGAATGTCCAGACAGCCCGCCAGGTCGGGAGTCGACATGGCCAAGTAGTGGTCTTGGAAGTAGATGCTGAGCGGATGCAGCGGGATGGATTTGCCTTTTTCAAGTCCGATAATGGAGTCTGGCTGACTGACTCTGTGCCATCGGCATACATCATGAATTTATCTGATTACCTGTGATATGACAACTGCCAATCTACAATTTAGACCCTACACCCCCGAAGACTACCAGACTTGCTTGTCCATTGTGGAGAGTACGGTGCCGGACTATTTCTCTCCTGAGGACGTGGAAGATTTTAAGAACTTCATGCAGGGAGCGCCCGACGCGAAGATGTTTGTGATGGAGCTAGAGGACCAGCCCATCGGACTGGGAGGATATGTGATGACCGGAGACGAGGCTCGTCTTGTGTACGGTGTGGTGCATCGAGCCTATCATGGCAAAGGGTATGGATTGGCGTTGATTCTACATCGCCTGAACCAGATTCAGATCGAGAATCCTGAAGCTGCGGTAACCCTCGAAACGACGGAGGTTACCTATGGCTTTTTCGAGAAGTTGGGCTTTCATGTGGTCAACATCGAAAAAGGGTTCTATTCGGGCAAATTCGACAAGTACGAGATGCGATTTGACCCCGCGGCAGCTCCTTGAGAGGGGTTAGTTTCGTAAAATATCAAAAGTATACTCCTGCCAAGCCGCCTAAAATTGGGTTCACAAAAAAATAATCTGAATATTTTTGCCCCGCTTGAAGGTGACCTCTCGGCATTGAGAAATTTGATAACAGCCCTCAAAAGATATTTTCCGGCATTTGGAAAGTCAACATCAGGTTTTTCTATGGAGATCACGGTTCTCCGTCCTTTTTGGTGGAAACCTTACCTGTGTTCTTTTAGGGGCTAGACAAATGAGTGGGGATCTAAGCGCGCCAAAGTTGATTCTAGCGCGAAAGGATCCTGTCACGATAAATCCCTCAATAGGTTGTCCTATTGAGGGATTTTTTTCATTTACTGCTTGGGAAATCCAATAGTAAGCGGTAAAAATGGCACTGGAAAATGGAAAATTTGGGTTGATTCGATCGCTAAAATCTTTCTGAAAACGCGATTGGCTGCATCTTCGAATGTCCCACAAAAATTACGGGGTACGATCTGAACAATCAGATAGTTTGAAGCCTGAAATGCCTGTAATTGCGTTACGTGCAAGCGCGCCAAGAAGGACTCAAGGTTGGATAGTATCGTTTGGGGAAGATTTATTTGGGGGCTATACTTGTACAACTGGGTAACCCCACACCTCCTGGAATCTTGTTGTTTGACCCTAGCGATGTATGGCCGATGACTGAACATTTATTCTGGTCTTTGATCGAGACTGCTAAAGGTAGCCGAACCAATCCATGGGATTTAGGCGCTCAGACGGATGCACTTGA is a window from the Pontibacter sp. G13 genome containing:
- a CDS encoding GNAT family N-acetyltransferase, whose product is MTTANLQFRPYTPEDYQTCLSIVESTVPDYFSPEDVEDFKNFMQGAPDAKMFVMELEDQPIGLGGYVMTGDEARLVYGVVHRAYHGKGYGLALILHRLNQIQIENPEAAVTLETTEVTYGFFEKLGFHVVNIEKGFYSGKFDKYEMRFDPAAAP
- a CDS encoding VOC family protein, which encodes MPVPFQPTGYHTAVPYLMVEEMEAVMDFVVAAFDGEIHERLRDAGGMIFHAEVRVGDSIIMLGKASPEFGGMPGMIYLYVPDVQATYDRALALGAESVYPPARQFYGDVNGGIRDPFGHYWWISTHVEDVEPDELIRRASQRPSRT
- a CDS encoding DUF433 domain-containing protein, yielding MDLISERITINPQVCFGKPTIRNLRYPVEMLLDLLSAGMRPEEILEDYPDLEAEDITACLQFAAKLVRVKSIHKVIAA
- a CDS encoding ADP-ribosylglycohydrolase family protein, whose amino-acid sequence is MLITNSSHPAYPMLFGLAIGDALGVPFEFRSSEQMRQFPATDMVGFGTHNQPAGTWSDDSSLTFCLAEALVEGYSLEGAASRMVAFKEQNYWTPRGELFDIGLTTSQELSQLAEQLSGGEPSKLNRRILIENEEANGNGALMRISPLLFQIWSMKPVDQYQAIFEQAALTHPHSRSAMACMMYLNFMRHLIKGIDKHRAYELMKGIIRSLWDRISYKESERMHFDRIMNGDIRKLDRSELRSGGYVMETIEATFWCLLMEDGYSQTVLSAINLGHDTDTTGAVVGALAGVYYGLGDIPEDWLTSLARMEDIFSLGAQLEQKFPGPFFRPE
- a CDS encoding RNA 2'-phosphotransferase is translated as MNPHLIKKISKLMSWGLRHKPEELGVELSPEGWTPVQSMLSAIQQRYPEVVLGDIHQIVLQNDKKRFVLSDDQSRIRAAQGHSVTVNLGYEAIQPPDLLFHGTAKRFLESIAEEGLQKRSRHHVHLSKNVQTARQVGSRHGQVVVLEVDAERMQRDGFAFFKSDNGVWLTDSVPSAYIMNLSDYL
- a CDS encoding DUF5615 family PIN-like protein: MITFIVDAQLPRRLAYWMRDKGYDVVHTLDLEEQNQTEDLKIIQLSMAEKRVVVTKDSDFYDQFILKGEPFKLLNITTGNITNSQLINLFERNFAQICQLLENNQVVELSNHELIVHF